One window of the Lasioglossum baleicum chromosome 8, iyLasBale1, whole genome shotgun sequence genome contains the following:
- the LOC143211208 gene encoding uncharacterized protein LOC143211208: MSSKSLRTSLPRKPFRELSSSQKRRVLNVVRTKLRSRKKAARPANVSVPDIPLTSSSSFAYSNVESSRQPTIDIDIDHDMPGTSSSFPSSIPSRNDTARPSAVAVSEPSFRDSLATCFVDNNISHTQANNILRVLHKHSCFRKLPIDARTLLSTPRTRVTTSVVEPGEYVHFGVESKIIEYLCETLETIPERLILDFHVDGCTIDTHKKVQLWPIQIRIINMRNSKPMVVGIYKGPNKPGDCNIYLKKFVSDINVMMSKGGIIFQGKTIPVQLRCFIADALARAFILNHKNHLSSNPCSKCKLCGTTIGKRRVFRGINHHRRCDNDYANSPDKYHQKGNSPLAALQMGMVSQVPFEYMHLVCLGIVKKLLSAWVSGNYSKETRLSRNMISIISARMAVLDKYCPSDFSRRPRPIEEYSTFKATEFRQFLLYTGPVVMYGILATNVYTHFLLLHIAIRILVSPSLIEKHVNFAKAALELFVSTSEEFYGSSFLSYNVHCLLHLADDASRFGTLDSFSAFAYENTMSIFNRYIRTPGKPLQQYVNRMAELKSHGSTEGCSDYSTTTVHASMIKFFNLGFSKNDRDNCCILRDGSICIIASIHPCEDAYTLGVRRFEIIDQFYDVL, encoded by the coding sequence ATGTCTAGCAAAAGCTTACGAACGTCGTTACCGCGGAAACCATTTCGGGAATTGAGTTCCAGTCAAAAACGGCGCGTTTTGAATGTAGTAAGAACAAAGTTGAGGTCGCGTAAAAAAGCAGCACGCCCCGCTAATGTTAGTGTACCGGATATTCCTCTCACCAGCTCGTCTTCGTTCGCGTATTCTAATGTCGAGTCTTCGCGTCAACCTACTATCGACATAGATATTGATCACGACATGCCCGGCACTTCGAGTTCTTTTCCTTCGTCAATTCCGTCGCGCAATGACACAGCCCGGCCATCTGCTGTCGCTGTGTCAGAACCCTCGTTTCGCGATAGTTTAGCCACTTGTTTCGTGGACAATAACATATCGCACACCCAGGCGAATAACATATTACGCGTTTTGCACAAACATTCGTGTTTTCGGAAGTTGCCAATAGATGCAAGAACTTTACTTTCCACGCCACGCACCAGAGTCACCACGTCTGTGGTGGAGCCTGGTGAATATGTTCATTTCGGGGTAGAGTCTAAAATAATAGAATACTTATGTGAAACCCTCGAAACCATTCCCGAACGTTTAATTTTAGATTTCCATGTTGACGGGTGCACCATCGACACCCACAAAAAAGTTCAGCTTTGGCCAATTCAAATTCGAATCATAAATATGCGTAATAGCAAACCGATGGTTGTAGGCATCTATAAAGGTCCAAATAAACCCGGGGATTGTAATATTTACCTTAAAAAATTTGTCTCCGACATCAATGTGATGATGTCGAAAGGAGGCATTATTTTTCAAGGTAAAACAATCCCTGTGCAGTTGAGATGTTTTATTGCGGATGCACTAGCGCGGGCTTTTATTTTAAATCACAAAAATCATTTATCTTCTAATCCTTGTTCCAAATGTAAATTGTGCGGTACCACAATAGGGAAACGTCGGGTTTTCCGTGGCATCAATCATCATCGTCGATGCGATAATGATTATGCCAATAGCCCTGATAAATATCATCAAAAAGGAAATAGTCCATTAGCGGCCCTCCAAATGGGAATGGTTTCTCAGGTTCCCTTCGAATACATGCACCTTGTTTGTCTGGGCATTGTAAAGAAATTGTTATCCGCCTGGGTGTCTGGTAATTATTCAAAGGAAACAAGATTGTCCCGAAACATGATTTCTATCATCTCCGCGCGAATGGCAGTACTCGATAAGTACTGTCCATCCGATTTTTCTAGACGCCCGAGGCCaatagaagaatattcaacttttaaagcgaccgagtttcgccaatttctcttatataccggcccggtagtaatgtacgggatattagctacgaatgtgtatactcattttttgttgctccatatcgcgattaggatattagtttcaccctcgcttatagagaaacatgtgaattttgcaaaagcggcattggaattgtttgtttctacTTCCGAAGAATTTTACGGTTCATCTTTCTTATCGTATAATGTCCACTGCCTCCTTCATTTGGCGGATGACGCCAGCCGTTTCGGAACGTTAGATTCATTTTCCGCGTTTGCGTACGAAAACACAATGTCCATTTTTAATAGATATATCAGAACGCCGGGTAAACCCCTCCAACAGTATGTAAATAGGATGGCGGAATTAAAAAGTCATGGTAGCACGGAGGGATGTAGTGATTATTCCACTACCACTGTCCATGCTTCCatgattaaatttttcaatttaggcTTTTCCAAAAACGATCGCGACAACTGCTGCATTTTACGCGACGGATCAATTTGTATTATCGCATCAATTCACCCGTGCGAAGATGCGTACACGTTAGGTGTTAGACGTTTTGAAATTATAGATCAATTTTACGATGTATTATAA
- the LOC143211209 gene encoding uncharacterized protein LOC143211209: MDKNQQRPKRRQQLPAKYQTASGEAEPPRKISQKQQKNPSREDMLLLLQSSIESSDPQMNIQFPPNPLIQNRSSSSNNPKPSPPLPIPIPTPTLQAPPPQQDSFSMTILLHLVQQLGQRFDMGLQQLEQKMNMGLQQLEQRVDMGLQQLQQNVDMGLQEIQQKVEMSTKQLEKKVEKITGMVRAEYLGQRPHWLPLDSQEDIQNFENCPDSDYHSVVGYLHQLGGHSLREAVRACFDDALSGTVALTHTWTGIRGTRPLYNTRIVRAIYEATLRSASYPKGTKADFADAGKAALKAAKQRTRPSASVPSADALAVTDARACWTGRDDDDDDDDDGDGDDNDNSNNNCNDDDDHNNRNGDVIDYVLDQNDDDAVFEYLRAENDDGIEYLEPEFNDM; this comes from the exons ATGGATAAA AATCAACAACGTCCAAAAAGGCGGCAACAGTTGCCAGCCAAATATCAAACAGCCTCGGGGGAGGCAGAGCCACCCCGCAAAATATCGCAGAAGCAGCAAAAAAACCCCTCACGCGAGGATATGCTGTTACTGCTGCAGTCCAGTATCGAGTCGTCGGATCCGCAGATGAACATTCAATTCCCGCCAAATCCTCTGATCCAGAATCGTTCCTCCTCGTCCAACAACCCTAAACCTTCCCCACCACTTCCCATCCCCATCCCGACTCCGACACTCCAGGCGCCTCCTCCGCAGCAAGACAG TTTTAGTATGACGATATTGCTGCATCTTGTCCAGCAGTTGGGGCAGAGGTTTGA TATGGGACTGCAGCAGTTGGAGCAGAAGATGAA TATGGGACTGCAGCAATTAGAGCAGAGGGTGGA TATGGGACTGCAGCAATTGCAGCAGAATGTAGA TATGGGACTGCAGGAAATCCAGCAAAAAGTTGA AATGAGTACGAAGCAATTGGAGAAGAAGGTGGA GAAAATAACTGGGATGGTACGGGCCGAGTATCTAGGGCAACGACCGCACTGGCTACCGCTAGATTCTCAAGAGGATATCCAAAATTTTGAGAATTGTCCCGATAGCGACTACCACAGTGTC gTTGGGTATTTGCACCAATTAGGAGGGCACTCGTTGCGAGAAGCAGTCAGAGCTTGTTTCGACGATGCCCTCTCCGGCACTGTGGCATTGACGCATACGTGGACGGGCATCCGTGGAACCCGCCCGCTGTATAACACGCGGATAGTGAGGGCCATCTACG AAGCTACGCTCCGGTCAGCCTCCTATCCAAAGGGTACGAAGGCTGATTTCGCGGATGCCGGGAAGGCGGCGCTCAAAGCCGCAAAGCAACGGACACGGCCATCGGCAAGCGTACCCTCCGCCGACGCCCTCGCCGTAACCGACGCCCGAGCATGCTGGACaggtcgcgacgacgacgacgacgacgacgacgacggcgacggcgacgacaacgacaactcgaaCAATAActgcaacgacgacgacgaccacaaTAACAGAAACGGCGACGTTATCGACTACGTCTTGGACCAAAACGACGACGATGCCGTTTTCGAGTACCTCCGTGCCGAAAACGATGACGGTATAGAGTACTTAGAACCGGAGTTCAACGACATGTAA
- the LOC143211210 gene encoding uncharacterized protein LOC143211210, producing MRAIHETTIRSTWYQRRRISRRRGRQRTSIVKRTFRDALAVTDARGCWTGRDYEDDHFYPGDKNGDGAEPSSTTNLTELCNLTTRTCDSPAYEWTARLMRNNEQCPRKPLY from the exons ATGAGGGCCATCCACG AGACTACGATCCGGTCAACCTGGTACCAACGACGACGGATTTCGCGGCGGCGGGGAAGGCAGCGCACTTCAATCGTCAAGCGAACCTTCCGCGACGCCCTTGCCGTCACCGATGCCCGCGGATGTTGGACAGGCCGCGACTACGAAGATGACCACTTTTACCCCGGTGACAAAAACGGCGACGGCGCCGAGCCGTCCTCAACTACCAACCtgacagag CTCTGCAACCTGACTACAAGGACATGTGACTCCCCCGCATATGAATGGACTGCAAGATTAATGCGAAATAACGAGCAGTGTCCGCGCAAGCCTTTATATTAG